In Hippocampus zosterae strain Florida chromosome 3, ASM2543408v3, whole genome shotgun sequence, a genomic segment contains:
- the LOC127597398 gene encoding G2 and S phase-expressed protein 1-like has product MESPAGSDVIYLLDEKFDFDVSLSPDSSNCDEDADDVFVEPSRHAAKRAPDNSPSRLEEGAVGARGGWSPLSGVQLDAVCQEAKRLAEQLRMRGQDEAAPSAAAAREDGERFIRDGAAKLAALATPPGPCGPVKRQTFLVQDSPMKELPPAIRHRLRRGSAEPGARATALSARLGASSPAGGVKMAAPLRGRAALLPNKPAAPRTSSSTGRGPGAQNPRVRPPGEVAPSTFPASPHSGRRDRCTFSALQVAPGCEPSPSPDLDNRAQRPGWDLLSDGASAAHDVGGDSPLSSGAAGKKRPLAPPNKAARSGAKATPLQSRNPAERRKMSSSSSSVSSVNSSLSLSPAAGKPNSSQNRATGASGGPAAPGKVGQPANQNKRRSGAGVKTATQSSSSSFPSCYRGGQARNLSETMKAGGSSLQNQTTPLKRRTSVTTTTARIQSGLKAKSKPAALGQTPTPSRVVTGTAFSSPDASKVLKPKTLITAARMQGLQAKASGGPLTPSAGASRPLQLHSQRPSALPTPLKRRASAIPAPTPGSQSRNSRPPRKQAASDSDCPPRTCFSPAPLDWNRAAPVDVQPFCLEEEPPAEASQSESPQGKEPSRPGRSEPGEDPVQPESAKREVLLLDLPAPTAPTHEKLLIDLRNTPDWIRNGTKNCTATQQLIDLSSPLIKWSPEDKKENSAPLINLSF; this is encoded by the exons ATGGAGAGTCCGGCAGGCAGC GATGTGATTTATCTGCTGGACGAGAAGTTCGACTTCGATGTTTCGCTGTCACCTGACAG CTCCAACTGCGACGAAGACGCGGATGATGTCTTTGTGGAGCCATCCCGCCACGCGGCCAAACGTGCGCCCGATAACTCGCCCTCCCGGCTTGAGGAAGGGGCCGTGGGCGCACGCGGCGGCTGGAGTCCGCTTTCGGGGGTCCAGCTGGACGCCGTGTGCCAGGAGGCCAAGCGATTGGCCGAACAGCTGCGGATGCGGGGCCAGGATGAGgccgccccctccgccgccgccgcccgggaAGACGGGGAGCGCTTCATCCGGGACGGCGCCGCCAAACTGGCTGCGCTGGCGACGCCCCCCGGCCCGTGCGGCCCCGTCAAAAGGCAAACCTTCCTGGTGCAGGACAGCCCCATGAAGGAGCTGCCCCCGGCTATCCGGCACCGCTTGCGGCGAGGAAGCGCCGAGCCAGGGGCCCGGGCGACCGCGCTCTCCGCCCGGCTCGGCGCCTCCAGCCCGGCGGGCGGCGTCAAGATGGCGGCGCCGCTCCGGGGAAGAGCCGCCCTCCTGCCCAACAAGCCGGCCGCCCCGAGGACTTCGTCTTCAACGGGCAGGGGCCCCGGCGCCCAAAACCCCCGAGTGCGGCCGCCCGGCGAAGTTGCTCCTTCCACTTTTCCCGCCTCGCCGCACAGCGGGCGACGTGACCGATGTACTTTTTCCGCCCTCCAGGTGGCGCCGGGTTGCGAACCCAGTCCGAGTCCCGATCTCGACAATCGGGCCCAGCGGCCCGGCTGGGATCTTCTGTCAGATGGCGCCAGCGCGGCGCACGACGTCGGCGGCGACTCGCCCCTCAGCTCCGGCGCGGCGGGAAAAAAGCGTCCGCTGGCTCCGCCCAACAAA GCGGCGAGGTCCGGCGCGAAGGCGACGCCGCTTCAGAGCAGGAATCCCGCCGAAAGGCGCAAGatgtcgtcgtcctcgtcctccgtCTCCAGCGTCAACTCCAGCCTGTCCCTCTCCCCGGCCGCGG GTAAGCCGAACTCCTCGCAGAACCGCGCGACGGGCGCCTCCGGCGGTCCCGCCGCCCCCGGCAAGGTCGGCCAGCCTGCCAATCAAAACAAACGCCGCTCCGGCGCGGGTGTCAAAACGGCCACgcagtcgtcgtcgtcgtcgttccCGTCCTGCTACCGCGGCGGCCAAGCCAGGAATTTATCCGAGACCATGAAAGCCGGCGGATCCTCGCTGCAAAACCAGACCACGCCCCTAAAAAGAAGAACCTcggtcaccaccaccaccgctcgGATTCAAAGTGGCCTGAAGGCAAAAAGCAAACCCGCGGCGCTCGGCCAGACGCCCACACCCAGCAGAGTCGTCACGGGAACAG ctttTTCCTCTCCTGACGCTTCAAAGGTCCTCAAACCGAAGACACTGATAACGGCGGCCAGAATGCAGGG CCTTCAAGCAAAGGCCTCGGGTGGCCCGCTGACGCCCTCTGCAGGCGCGAGCAGACCTCTGCAGTTGCATTCCCAGCGTCCCTCCGCTCTCCCCACGCCGCTCAAACGCCGGGCGTCGGCCATTCCCGCGCCCACGCCCGGCAGCCAGAGCCGAAACTCCAGACCCCCCAGAAAGCAGGCGGCCTCGGACTCGGACTGCCCCCCCAGGACCTGCTTCAG TCCCGCCCCCCTTGATTGGAATAGGGCGGCGCCTGTCGACGTGCAGCCCTTCTGTCTGGAGGAGGAGCCTCCCGCCGaggccagccaatcggagagcCCGCAGGGCAAAGAGCCATCCCGTCCCGGCCGATCGGAGCCCGGCGAAGACCCCGTCCAGCCGGAGAGCGCCAAACGGGAG GTTCTTCTGCTGGACCTTCCCGCTCCGACGGCCCCGACCCACGAGAAACTGCTCATCGACCTGAGAAACACTCCGGACTGGATCCGAAACGGCACCAAGAACTGTACCGCCACGCAG CAGCTGATTGACTTAAGTTCGCCGCTCATCAAGTGGAGTCCGGAAGACAAGAAGGAGAACAGCGCCCCCCTCATCAACCTGTCCTTCTGA
- the LOC127597544 gene encoding L-lactate dehydrogenase B-B chain-like: MSSTLQQLIIPTCGGGPEPPRNKVTVVGVGQVGMACAVSLLLRELTDELALVDVMEDKLKGELMDLQHGSLFLKTSKMVAGTDYSVTANSRVVVLTAGVRQREGESRLDLVQRNVDIFKRVVPQIVAYSPDCVILVVSNPVDVLTYVTWKLSGLPRRRVLGSGTNLDSARFRFLMAERLGVHPSGVHGLVLGEHGDTSVPVWSGANVAGVGLRALNPDAGADSDPENWKETHKMVVDSAAEVIKLKGYTNWAIGLSVAELTESIVKNLNRIHPVSTAVQGLYGIAEEVYLSLPCVLNGGGVASVVRVSLSHDEVARLRASAGALWEILKELQDL; the protein is encoded by the exons ATGTCGTCCACGCTGCAGCAGCTCATCATCCCGACGTGCGGCGGCGGGCCCGAGCCCCCCCGTAACAAAGTGACCGTGGTCGGAGTGGGCCAGGTGGGCATGGCCTGCGCCGTCAGCCTCCTGCTTAGG GAGCTAACGGACGAGCTGGCCCTGGTGGACGTGATGGAGGACAAGCTGAAGGGCGAGTTGATGGACCTGCAGCACGGAAGCCTCTTCCTCAAAACCTCCAAAATGGTGGCCGGCACAG ACTACTCGGTGACGGCCAACTCGCGCGTGGTGGTGCTGACGGCGGGCGTGCGGCAGCGGGAGGGCGAGAGCAGACTGGACCTGGTGCAGCGAAACGTCGACATCTTCAAGCGGGTCGTCCCGCAGATCGTCGCCTACAGCCCCGACTGCGTCATCCTGGTGGTGTCCAATCCGG TGGACGTGCTGACGTACGTGACGTGGAAGCTGAGCGGGCTCCCCAGGCGGCGCGTGCTGGGCAGCGGCACCAACCTGGACTCGGCGCGCTTCCGCTTCCTGATGGCCGAGCGTCTGGGCGTGCACCCCAGCGGCGTCCACGGCTTGGTGCTGGGCGAGCACGGCGACACCTCGGTGCCCGTGTGGAGCGGCGCCAACGTGGCCGGCGTCGGCCTGCGGGCGCTCAACCCCGACGCCGGCGCCGATTCCGACCCGGAGAACTGGAAGGAGACGCACAAGATGGTGGTGGACAG CGCCGCCGAGGTGATCAAACTGAAGGGTTACACCAACTGGGCCATCGGGCTGAGCGTGGCCGAGCTGACGGAGAGCATCGTGAAGAACCTGAACAGGATTCATCCGGTGTCCACCGCCGTGCAG GGCCTGTACGGCATCGCGGAGGAGGTGTACCTGAGCCTGCCGTGCGTGCTGAACGGCGGCGGCGTCGCCAGCGTGGTCCGCGTCAGCCTTTCGCACGACGAGGTGGCGCGGCTGCGGGCCAGCGccggtgcattgtgggaaatcCTCAAGGAGCTGCAGGACCTCTGA
- the LOC127597543 gene encoding lamina-associated polypeptide 2, isoforms beta/gamma-like, which produces MAEFLEDPSVLTKDKLKNELAANNVALPSGEHKKEVYVQLYLKNLTVQNNKRSPPADAFSSDDEPPAPVVSNKSRSGRKATRKTDKPRIEVEVTELTDEDLRLQLAKYGVDAGPIVASSRKLYEKKLQKLLEEPTAEAESAAAPAADVTVLPEVDANQNGNTDFDQYSDKEDEEMTVTEPEQVPVAERPVRSRGKTPATGRTAGRRQTKVVLEEEEEELVVVTEGPPVKFSESPVEDILANEISTPVGISATCRRPIRGAAGRPLKPSDYWLDESRVRRSVRAEKRSYSESFSRGVGAAPCPPPVAGKSPTLLLKLALLVAVCGSLFLAYKHLEASELEGLLGDVALALRDAARNASAYLGLGDQSKV; this is translated from the exons ATGGCGGAGTTTCTGGAAGACCCGTCGGTGCTCACCAAAGACAAGTTGAAGAACGAGCTGGCGGCCAACAACGTGGCGCTGCCGAGCGGCGAGCACAAGAAAGAAGTGTACGTGCAGCTCTATTTGAAGAACTTAACGGTTCagaacaacaagaggagcccgCCCGCCGACGCCTTCTCCAGCGATGACGAGCCGCCCGCCCCCGTGGTCTCCAACAAAAGCCGCTCCGGCAGA AAAGCCACCAGGAAGACGGACAAGCCTCGCATCGAGGTGGAGGTGACGGAACTCACCGACGAGGACCTTCGACTGCAACTCGCCAAGTACGGAGTGGACGCGGGACCCATCGTGG CCTCGTCGCGCAAGTTGTACGAGAAGAAGCTGCAGAAGCTGCTGGAAGAGCCCACGGCGGAAGCCgagagcgccgccgcccccgccgccgacgtcaCCGTCCTCCCCGAAGTCGACGCCAACCAGAACGGCAACACCGACTTTGACCAGTACAGCGACAAGGAAGACG AGGAAATGACCGTCACTGAACCGGAGCAGGTCCCGGTGGCCGAGAGGCCCGTGCGCAGCCGAGGGAAAACTCCGGCGACCGGGCGGACCGCCGGCAGACGGCAAACCAAG GTggtgctggaggaggaggaggaggagctggtgGTGGTCACTGAAGGCCCCCCCGTCAAGTTCAGCGAGAGCCCCGTGGAAGATATTCTGGCCAATGAAATCAGCACGCCAGTGGGCATCAG CGCCACCTGCAGGCGTCCCATCCGAGGAGCGGCGGGCCGACCTCTCAAGCCCAGCGACTACTGGCTGGACGAGTCCCGCGTGCGCCGCAGCGTGCGCGCCGAGAAGCGCTCCTACTCGGAGTCCTTCTCCCGGGGGGTCGGCGCCGCCCCCTGCCCTCCCCCCGTCGCCGGGAAATCCCCCACCCTCCTGCTCAagctcgccctcctggtggcggTCTGCGGCTCGCTTTTCCTGGCCTACAAGCATCTGGAGGCGAGTGAGCTGGAGGGGCTCCTGGGCGACGTGGCGCTCGCTCTGCGGGACGCCGCCCGCAACGCCAGCGCCTACCTGGGCCTGGGCGACCAGTCAAAGGTGTAA